The sequence AATGCCGCCCGCAACAGCAAGGGCCGTCGCGAAGGCGCGCGAATATCCACGCTTTTCCATCTCGGGGATCATGATGGCACCGATGGCCGCCGTGGTGGCGGGGGCAGAGCCGGAGAGCGCAGCAAAGAAAGCGGCGGCCAGCACGGCAACCATGCCCAGGCCCCCGGTGCGATGGCGAACAAGCACGTCAGCGAACCCGACCAGACGTCGCGAAATGCCTCCCGCGGTCATCAGATCCCCAGCAAGGATGAAGAACGGAATGGCCAGCAGACTGAACGACTGCGTGCCCGACACCATGCGCTGCGCAAAGATCATCATGTCGATGTCGGCGGTCCAAAGCGCAACGATCGTGGCAAGCCCGATGGCAAAGGCCAACGGCACGCGCAGCAACAGCATCAATGGAAGCCCAAGCGTCAGGACGAGTACGGTGGT comes from Sulfitobacter sp. HNIBRBA3233 and encodes:
- a CDS encoding TRAP transporter large permease, whose product is TTVLVLTLGLPLMLLLRVPLAFAIGLATIVALWTADIDMMIFAQRMVSGTQSFSLLAIPFFILAGDLMTAGGISRRLVGFADVLVRHRTGGLGMVAVLAAAFFAALSGSAPATTAAIGAIMIPEMEKRGYSRAFATALAVAGGIIGPMLPPSIPMVVWGVMSETSISDLFLAGIVPGILLALGLMALCWNHARKHKIAAQPKATRAEVWAAFNAAKWALCGPIIVLGGIYGGIVTPTEAAIVAAVFAIVLGFGVYRE